Below is a window of Gossypium hirsutum isolate 1008001.06 chromosome A12, Gossypium_hirsutum_v2.1, whole genome shotgun sequence DNA.
TGAGGATTATATTATGAAGTGCATACGCCTAGAATTGAAATATAGCAAAACTTTTGGCACCTAAAAGATGGCACAGTCATGTATGAGATTTTTTCTAACAGTTCTATTCAATTTTCACCAACTTTAGCCTACTGCATGTAGTTGACATGTTGAAGCTATCATACCTGGAATGTTGGTGCCAAACCAGGGCTCAAGAAAAATCGGCCCTTTGAAACTGACTGAATTCCTTCAATCTGTTCCAATTCTTTGATAAGTGATTCCACATCAGGCCACTGTCAACATTTAACATCAGTGTGTGAGGATACCATGCCAAATGCGAGTACAAAAAGGACAACATAGAAGATAAGAAACATTTGTCACAGGGTCTAAACAAAAACCTCAGTGTCTGCTTGTGCTGCTTGTAATCTTCCATCTAAGTTATCATGATCACCAACCACAGACTCCAAGGCCTCAACCAGTGGATCTGGCTGTCGtgtgaaaagagaaaaaagaggaTCACAACATATTGAAAATCGTGGCCTAAAACAactgagaaaattttaaaattcaagtaccCAGTTGCTTGTTGATTACCGTTATCTCCTTCAATGATAAAAATATACGGTCAAGTGTGAAATCCAATTGGTGGACTTTTGCCTCGACAATCTGAAATCATGAAGATCACTTGAAAGTTATATTCATGGCCTACAAATAAAGAGCTTCATGGAGTTTCAGATAAACAAAGCATCATGGTGAAACACAAGAAAAAGCAAGACATGAAAGATCATAAGGTTTTTAACCCTTCCAGGTCCTGCTTATTTATCATTCATTCCCTAAAAAAATAGGACTAATATGCCAGTAAACTCAAATACCTGACCAATTTTGAAATGTGACAAAGGATCCAAGGTGGCATCCCATGATACTTCCGTCTGGTGAATCAAAGCAGGCACACCTTCAACCTATACAGTACAACTAAATCACAATTTGAGGGGGGGAAAAAAGAATACATTTAATGATTTCTAGTCTAACTGGCATGGATGTTGTGGCTTCATGCTAAGGAAGTGTATGTTCAAAGGAAAAACCAACAGAAAGGAGCAAATAACCGCCACTTCTCTTCTGAAAGAGCATTTAGTATACTAATTGTTAACATATTGTAACAATGCTGAGAAATTGTTTACCTccacaaatataccaaaataagttatTTTCTTGATGCAGCATTTTACAACATCCCCAACACGAAGCTTGGCCTGCAACAAAAAATGGCATAAGAGCTTGAAGAGTTTCTTGTTTTGTCAAGTTAAGCACAGTCAAGATTTTAGTTTGCCAACATTTGTTCAAGTTCTCATCTATATGAAAAGACAAaagatttaaatataattttctgGAACTTATTACTGCAGAAAGTGACAACACTCGCAGAAATTTATTACAAGACATAGAAGATGAGCAATATAAGTAAAGTATTTAaggaaatattttaaaacaatatacCTACTCACCATaacatttctctttttctctatTAACTCTTCCTTTTCTTTTGGCCTCAGAGAAACTATAAGTTTTCTGAACTTTCTGTCAGCCATTAGAACATTTACTTTGACTCTCTGTAAATGTTAAGCATATCAGTATACAAAATGGAAATAAAgacaacaatttaaaaaatatatatcaatatcttCGAACCTGACCGACAAATGAGGTCAAGAATTTAAGCTTCTCTTGATCATAAATCCTCAAAAGATCTTCCAATTTCATATCCGGTGAAAATTTTCCCTCAAACTGTTGCTTGTTTTCTGAATCTGAGGTTGAATCTAGAGAAGAGTTCTTGCTCATTACATCAGAACTTCCAATGACTCCTAAGTTCTGCTTATAAGCAGATGGGTCTAAACCCCTCTGTCTCAACCATGATTCGAAAGCTAAGAACTTCCATTTAGCAGCCAGGTTTCGGTAAGGCAAAAATCcaattaaagaaccaaaagatacCTATAATGATGCAATAAAATCACAAGCCACAAACAAAGTGCATGTTTTGCAAATAGACATGATAGAAGGAAGAGTTTCACTTACAGCAAAACCTCTCGTACTAGAGCTTATTAACTCCACTTCTGCCTTTCGTCCGGTCTTAAGCAAATCTTCCACCCTGTTCCAATCACCATCCTACAATTGTACGAGATGTCAGGAATGATCAGACATCTAAAGTGATGCTACAAAAATGTGGAGTAAAAACTTGGGGAGAAAACACTACGGTAAGCTGACCTCCTGAGGTGATACAGAAGGGAGATGACCATAATCTTCAAGATTGGTGGGAACAGGAGCAGTTTCTACTTTACCAGAGTCTGATGTTTCTTTCACAGTTTGATCTAATCTATAAGAAAGGTATTTGTTAATCACAACTTCACCAGCTAAAGAAGAAATGTCCCAACATTAAGAATAAATTTGGCACCTTTTTGGCTTCCCCTGTAGTGCAGCTTCCATAGAGAGACCGATGCCAGATTCCTCAGTAGACACCCTATTACTTCGCTCAGCTGACTGCATTCCTTGAAAAACGCAGAAAAACACAATCTTCAATACTTCACATTAAAGGGTTTCTAATCTCCTAGATAAGGGGTAGTTAAGAATCCACCAAAGTAAAACTTGacactgaaaaaaaaaaaaggaacttcATGAAATAACATGGTGCATTACCAATTAAGGAGCGATCCTCTATCTCTGGTTTCTTGGGGATCGAACCATGCCCCGCTTCTAATGCTTCTTCAACACTACTCTTTCTTGCACTAGCCAGCATGTGAGCTTCTATCTCTGCCTCAAACCTTTCCGCCTCAACTTCTAAATCCTCAAATTGCTCTACTTCTTCACCTATCTTTGTAGTGACACTTAACTGTTCAGGCTTTTTCAATAATGTAAAATCACCAATTCCGTCCTCCACTTCTTTCTCTTTCTCCACCCCAACAATATCATCAGAATCTTGTTTCTCATCAATGCTTGTATCAACGCTCATCGGTTCCGGCTTTCTCAACAAAGTCATATCAGTAAATTGTTCCTTTGCCTTTTCATTCCTCATTCTTAATGACAAATTTGATTTCATCCTAAACCTGGATGGCCTATCTTCTACATCATCTTCATTAACCACAGTTGGTTTTCTCAGTATAACATTTGGAAGCTTACTCTTTCTCGCACTATCCATAGCCTTCTCACCTGATACAGTTGGCCTCTTTATTTCAGATGCAGGTGGCTTAACATCAGTTTCAAACTTGATTCCCTTCTTTGGAACAGGACGAACTAAATTTAAACCATCAGAAGATGTGGAAGTTGATTTCTTTTCAACATCAAAAGGGACCTCTTCTACTTCCACCATTTGACCCttgtttttataaaatgatttctcaATTTCAATATAAGATGCTTCAGGATTTGCTTTTCTACCCATTATCTGAAAAAAACCAAAATGCAATAACATTGAAAAAAgtcataaaaaaggaaaattcaaACAATAAGAAATATGGGTgtttcaaaaaagaaagaaaaaagtaaattttctctaaattaagcataaaaacataaaaataaaagagaaagagaaaaagggtACTTTCGCAAGGGTGAGTTTGGGGTCTTCCCCAAGCAAGCGACCAAACTTGAGCTCCATTTGGTCCCATTTGTCAAGCTTTGGCTCTTCTTTCTGCGCAAAAACCGTAAAAGAAACCCTTTTCGAGCTTCTTTTCACTCGTACTCTTGACAATGATACAGAAGGGAACAACGAAAACTTGTAGACAGAGAAGGAAGCACCGACGGCGGTGGTTGCGGCGACGCAAGATAAAGAGTCCATTTGTTGGGCCAAAGTGAAAGCAAGCTCATCAAACGGCGTCGTCTAGCATTGCCAAAATTGTTGAACCTTGAAGCCTGGAATTGAAATTTGAGGCTTGGTGGAagggataattttaaaaaaaaaagcacttTGAACTGTGGGATGAAGCAAGCAGAAGATATGATATGAGCAACATTATCTATCACTAAGGTAATAATGCCCACATGGCAGTTCAATTTGACATCCCCTAGTATTTCGCCACGTGTGATCAACTCTGCTGGAGGTTCGTAAGAGAAATGGCACTAACACGTGGCATGTTTAGAGGCCATGTAAATTTTTAGAATGAAACTCCATTTAATTTTGAGGCCTGAACTCAATGGAGCAAGAgcaacccaacccagattcaggGGCTGCCATGGATGCTAACAAATAAGCCTGAAAGACTTTTTAGCAGGGTCTCAAATTCAATTTGGGATCTGcttccataattttttattttttattttacataaaaagTATAATTAGATGTTATCAATAGATCAAAACAAAACGAATGTTAACTGAAGGTTTAAATATAAGTTTTTTTAGTTGGTTGAATCAT
It encodes the following:
- the LOC107936424 gene encoding uncharacterized protein, translated to MDSLSCVAATTAVGASFSVYKFSLFPSVSLSRVRVKRSSKRVSFTVFAQKEEPKLDKWDQMELKFGRLLGEDPKLTLAKIMGRKANPEASYIEIEKSFYKNKGQMVEVEEVPFDVEKKSTSTSSDGLNLVRPVPKKGIKFETDVKPPASEIKRPTVSGEKAMDSARKSKLPNVILRKPTVVNEDDVEDRPSRFRMKSNLSLRMRNEKAKEQFTDMTLLRKPEPMSVDTSIDEKQDSDDIVGVEKEKEVEDGIGDFTLLKKPEQLSVTTKIGEEVEQFEDLEVEAERFEAEIEAHMLASARKSSVEEALEAGHGSIPKKPEIEDRSLIGMQSAERSNRVSTEESGIGLSMEAALQGKPKRLDQTVKETSDSGKVETAPVPTNLEDYGHLPSVSPQEDGDWNRVEDLLKTGRKAEVELISSSTRGFAVSFGSLIGFLPYRNLAAKWKFLAFESWLRQRGLDPSAYKQNLGVIGSSDVMSKNSSLDSTSDSENKQQFEGKFSPDMKLEDLLRIYDQEKLKFLTSFVGQRVKVNVLMADRKFRKLIVSLRPKEKEELIEKKRNVMAKLRVGDVVKCCIKKITYFGIFVEVEGVPALIHQTEVSWDATLDPLSHFKIGQIVEAKVHQLDFTLDRIFLSLKEITPDPLVEALESVVGDHDNLDGRLQAAQADTEWPDVESLIKELEQIEGIQSVSKGRFFLSPGLAPTFQVYMASMFENQYKLLARSGNKVQEVIVETTLDKEEIKSTIQSCTNRVV